From a single Nicotiana tabacum cultivar K326 chromosome 8, ASM71507v2, whole genome shotgun sequence genomic region:
- the LOC142162979 gene encoding uncharacterized protein LOC142162979 yields the protein MDCLKSFEDREKFSIKKASQHFIPTSPKVSWKSLALVKGIIPRHQFILWLTVHKKLSTVDRLQKWGIKMMQDCVLCNTNAVETLEHLFFCCDYSKHIWSSLLHWLGEKRPVRGWNDEVMWASKRTNNSRVRAGIIGFLFAASIYHIWAERTRRRFRNQRR from the coding sequence ATGGACTGCCTTAAATCATTTGAAGATAGAGAGAAGTTCAGCATCAAGAAGGCCTCTCAACACTTTATACCTACATCTCCAAAAGTTTCATGGAAAAGTTTGGCCCTAGTAAAAGGAATTATTCCTAGGCATCAGTTTATTCTATGGCTGACAGTTCATAAAAAGTTATCAACAGTGGACAGACTACAGAAATGGGGAATTAAAATGATGCAAGACTGTGTTTTATGTAACACAAATGCAGTAGAGACATTGGAGCATCTATTCTTTTGTTGTGATTATTCAAAGCATATATGGAGCTCGTTGCTACACTGGTTAGGGGAGAAGAGACCAGTCAGAGGATGGAATGATGAGGTCATGTGGGCATCCAAAAGAACTAATAACTCTCGAGTAAGAGCAGGTATCATTGGTTTCTTATTTGCAGCAAGTATATACCACATATGGGCTGAGAGGACTAGAAGAAGATTCAGAAATCAGAGACGATAA